In the genome of Halalkalicoccus subterraneus, the window CCACTACCCCGTGATTGGCGAACGCGGACTTGAATCGCTCGGTCGTCCCGGCACCGGGTGCCCTGGCCTGCGAGCCGCCCGCCCCCGAGACAGTCCGCGAATCGGTCCGCGGGCGGAGAACGCGACCGCAAGCAGAAGTATGAGGGGACTGGCTGTGGGAGCCTCCATGGATATCGATGGTTGAACAGCGCTGTCTATCGTCTCCCGGTAGTATCGCCACCGCGAACCGATCAGGACGGTTCCGTCGAGCGAGCCCCGACGCCGGACGGACCGACGACGGATCCGACGGTTCGCGAGGCGATCAGCTACTGTCTCGACGCCGACGAGGCCGTCCGGGAGTTCGTCGAACCGATGGGCCGGCGGGTCTATAGCCCCCTTCCGAGACGGGTCGCCGAGGAGTGGGACCTGCCCGTCGAGCAGTGGGCCGCGATCCCGAATCCGAAGAACACGGAGCGCGTGAAACGGCTGTTCGAGGAGGCAGACGAGACGAGCGGCCAACTGAAGATCCTGACGTCGAAGGACCCCGTCGCAACGGAGTTCGCCGAGGCGCTGGCGGGCGGGCTGCGGGACGCCGGTCACGGCGCGCTCGTCACCTCGAAACCGTGGTCGAGCTACCTCGAGACGGTCGTCACGGGTGCTGCGAGCGATTACTCGTTGTTCGTCGGTGAGATCACGGGCACCTCGGATCCGGACTCGTTTCTGTACCCGACGTCCCACGAGAACATGGCCGGGAAGACCAACGGCGTCTTCGAGCGCGACGACGAGGTGATGGAGCCCATTTTGCAGGCCCGGACCACTCTCGATTGGATGCGCCGCCGGGACCTCTACGAGACGGCGATTACGGGACTGCTCTCGGATCGGGCCCTCCTACCGCTCTGTTCGATGACCAACAGCTTCGCGACGACCGACCGGGTCCGGGACTTCCGGGTCCATCTGATCCCCGAGGTCAATCCGCGACTCGCGGGCACCGACCCCGTCGTGGAGGTCCGGTCGTGAGCGAGATGTTCGGCGTGGGGACGGCCGTTGCGCTCGGCGTGGGCGGGATCGTCGGCGGGGGGATCTACGCGGCGATCGGGATCGTCGTCGCGGCGGCCGGCGTGCTGACGTGGTTCGCCTACTCGCTCGCGACCGTCGTCGTGCTCTGTTGTGCCTACTCGTACGTCAAGCTCAACGAGATCACCGACAACAGCGGCGGTTCGGTGTCCTTCCTCGAGGAACTGACCGACCGGACGACGGTCGCGGGCGTCATCGGGTGGACTCTCGTCGTCGGCTACATCGGTACGATGGCGATGTACGCCTACGCGTTCGGTGCGTACGGCCGGATGATGCTCGGCATCGAGTACGTCTGGGGGCTGCCGATACGGCAGTTCCTCTCCGTGTTCGTCATCGCCGCCTTCGTCGGGCTGAACCTGTTGGGGGCGGGCTCGACGGCCGCCGTCGAGCGGTATCTCGTCTTCGTCCAGGCGGGGATCATTGGCCTGTTCGGCCCCATCGCGCTCTGGTTCGGCTTCTCGAACCAGATTCTCCAGATAGGGTTCTCCGAACTCGGCCGCTCGCTCTCGAGTTTCGATTTCAACCCGATCATCGCCGCCTCGGTCGGTTTCGTCTCCTTCGAGGGGTGGCAGCTGCTCTTTTACGACCAAGAGCAGTTCGACGACCCCGACGAGACGATCGCGAAGGGGATCTTCATCTCGATCCCGATCGCCGCGTTCATCTACGTCCTCGTCGGGTTCGTCATCACGAGCCTGCTGCTCGAGGAGGTCGTCGCCGCCCAGCCCGAGGCGGCGCTGCTCTACGGCGGGCTCGTGATCTCGAAGTGGCTCGCGCTCGCCAACCGCGACCGCGGGACCATCAACGCCCTCCCGCCGCTGGTCGGTACCGTCGGGTCTGCCGCCTTCTTCGTCATGCTTACGTGGTATCTCTACGCACAGCTTCCGTCGGTCTTCTGGCTCGTCGTTCTCATCGCGGCCGCGGTCTTCACCGTCGAGGCGGTCTACTTCGAGCGCAGGTCGATCGCGCAGGGGCTTCGCGAGGCCGAACGACAGCTGTGATATCTGCCGTGTCCGACCGCCTCTTGTGATGTTGATGCGGTTCGATTCGCCCTCGCGTTCGAGAATCCCGTCGTCGTATCGCTGACTTTGGCGAGCGCTCGCGCCTCGTCCCCGCGAAGGGGACTAATACCCTCGTCCCGAACGGTCCGTATG includes:
- a CDS encoding amino acid permease, coding for MFGVGTAVALGVGGIVGGGIYAAIGIVVAAAGVLTWFAYSLATVVVLCCAYSYVKLNEITDNSGGSVSFLEELTDRTTVAGVIGWTLVVGYIGTMAMYAYAFGAYGRMMLGIEYVWGLPIRQFLSVFVIAAFVGLNLLGAGSTAAVERYLVFVQAGIIGLFGPIALWFGFSNQILQIGFSELGRSLSSFDFNPIIAASVGFVSFEGWQLLFYDQEQFDDPDETIAKGIFISIPIAAFIYVLVGFVITSLLLEEVVAAQPEAALLYGGLVISKWLALANRDRGTINALPPLVGTVGSAAFFVMLTWYLYAQLPSVFWLVVLIAAAVFTVEAVYFERRSIAQGLREAERQL
- a CDS encoding ABC transporter substrate-binding protein, with product MNSAVYRLPVVSPPRTDQDGSVERAPTPDGPTTDPTVREAISYCLDADEAVREFVEPMGRRVYSPLPRRVAEEWDLPVEQWAAIPNPKNTERVKRLFEEADETSGQLKILTSKDPVATEFAEALAGGLRDAGHGALVTSKPWSSYLETVVTGAASDYSLFVGEITGTSDPDSFLYPTSHENMAGKTNGVFERDDEVMEPILQARTTLDWMRRRDLYETAITGLLSDRALLPLCSMTNSFATTDRVRDFRVHLIPEVNPRLAGTDPVVEVRS